CTTGTTGAGGTACCATAGCGATTATAAGCTGTGACATAAAACCAATAATTAGTGTTAGAAGTTAGTTCAGACTTTATTAATTTTGTACTAGTAACAGTGGCAATTTTAGTATAGTTAGCATCATTTGGAGAAGCCATATAAACATAATATCCCGATGCACCATATACTGAAGACCAACTCAATGTAAGAGAACTTGTACTAATATCAGAAATAGTTAATCCTGTTGGAGTTGGTGGCGGAGAAACCCTTTTTTTTGCTGCAGCGAATTGCATGTTGGAAATTAAGAAAATAATTGTTGTAATAAATATTAAAAAGCTTTTTTTAACTGTCATCTGTACCCCTCCCTAAATTTGTTATTGAATTAGGCTCGCAAATCTAATATTTCTCTCCTTTGATGATCTAATTATAAAGCCTTTTTTTGTATATTAATAGATTTCTATAGTCACATTGATATAGGGACTAAAGTCATGAAATCTTAGAATATTTTAAAAATTTTTTTAGAAACCAAAGGGTAGAAGGAGGGCACTATAATAGATAACCATCGGATAAGATTAGTTAATTAAAGATAATATTTTTATCCAATGGTTATTATAGGTAATATTTAGGACTTAATTTAGTACAGTAATCTATTCTCAAAAATTATAAAAAAGAGGTTATTTACCTATCATAATATTAAGAATTTCTACGTCAGTTGATTTCATACCTTCATGTCCCACACGACCGATATTTTGAATTGTTTTTTCATAATCCTTTTCCACGAGTCCTTCACCAAATGGAAATACTAAGCCATGTTTTGCCATTTCATATCCCAGTATCCCAGCATCTACTGAACTAGAAATTTTTGCTGCACAGGAAGCTTTGGCTCCATCGCATACAATACCACCAACAGTGCCGATAGAATTTATTATGGTCTTTCCAATTGTATCATAATCACTACCATTCAAATAAGCAATACCACAAGCTGCAGCTGTTCCTGCTGATACAGCTCCACAGTAAGCAGATAAATTCCCTATATAACGTTTTTGATGTAATGATATAAGGTTAGTTAAAACAAGAGCTCTGTAAAGAGTATCTTCATCCGCTCCCATCTCTTTAGCATAAACTAAAACTGGCATAGTACAGGTGATTCCCTGGTTACCACTTCCTGAGTTGATGACTACGGGAAGGGCACATCCATTCATTCTTGCATCAGAACCTGCTGCGGCAGCTGCTTTTGCCTTGGTACGTATATCATTACTACCAAATTTTATAAGAGTTTGTCCAACTTGAGCACCCCAATTATGAGTCAAGCCTTCTTTTGATATGGCAGAATTATATTTAATTTGCCTGCTAATAATATCTCGTATATCATTCAAGTTTACTTCATTGGCAAATTGAAGTATGTCTTTGATATTAAGCTTTGATTTATCACCAGATTGTTTAGTTACTATGTCAGGTTGCTCAAATATTACTTCACCATTTTTTTCAATTTTGGCAATGTGGTTATGTTTTGTTCTGACTTCTACAGCTGACATATTATGTCCAGACGTTAATTCTGCACGGATAAAAAGATTTTCTTCTCCTTTTTCTAGTTTACAGCTGCAGATTCCCTTTTTGCGTAATGCCTTAGCTTTATCGATGTCTTCTTGCTTTACTTCACTGATAACTTGAAGTTCTAAGTTTGCTTTTCCTGCTACGACACCTAAAATAGCTGCAGCTTCCACACCTTTTTCTCCACCGGAATTAGGAACGATAACTCCCTTTACATTTTTAATAATATTGCCACTACAGCAAATAACTATTTTTTCTGGCATTTGTCCAAGAACTTCTCTTGCTTTTGCAGCTGTAAATGCAATGGCAATTGGTTCTGTGCATCCCATAGCTGGAATTAACTCTTCTTTTAATATTTTAACGTAATTGTCATATTGGATTTTATTCATTAAAAAGCCCCCCTTTGTTACTAGCTAATATGATTATAAGAATATGTAATACATTCATAACATCAGTAAACAATATTTCTATGTTATATAAACAGAGTTCTAAGTTTTAGGTGGAGTTCTTTTCTCCATCTGAAACTTAGAAATTGTTATCCAGGGGCGTAGCAGCCGTTATCCCCCACTTTATAAGAAAAGCAGATGTCCCAAATCTTTGATTTGGTGACAGTCGCTTTCGCTGTGTGCGATGGGGTATTACGGCTGGTAGCCATCGGACAAATTTATACTTTAATAGTTGTTCTAATCATATCACGATAAGTTTTAATAATCAATATTATATGCTATATGTATATAATATGTTTGATTAAACCAAATATATTATGAAAAATTTAAAATTTAATGAAAAATATAATAATATATATTATATTGTGATATGATTACAAATGGTGATTTAGATGTTATTCAAGAAACAGATTCTTTTTTATTGACTTCTTTTTTTAAAAAATG
The genomic region above belongs to Clostridium sp. AWRP and contains:
- a CDS encoding L-serine ammonia-lyase, iron-sulfur-dependent, subunit alpha — its product is MNKIQYDNYVKILKEELIPAMGCTEPIAIAFTAAKAREVLGQMPEKIVICCSGNIIKNVKGVIVPNSGGEKGVEAAAILGVVAGKANLELQVISEVKQEDIDKAKALRKKGICSCKLEKGEENLFIRAELTSGHNMSAVEVRTKHNHIAKIEKNGEVIFEQPDIVTKQSGDKSKLNIKDILQFANEVNLNDIRDIISRQIKYNSAISKEGLTHNWGAQVGQTLIKFGSNDIRTKAKAAAAAGSDARMNGCALPVVINSGSGNQGITCTMPVLVYAKEMGADEDTLYRALVLTNLISLHQKRYIGNLSAYCGAVSAGTAAACGIAYLNGSDYDTIGKTIINSIGTVGGIVCDGAKASCAAKISSSVDAGILGYEMAKHGLVFPFGEGLVEKDYEKTIQNIGRVGHEGMKSTDVEILNIMIGK